A genomic segment from Idiomarina piscisalsi encodes:
- a CDS encoding PepSY domain-containing protein, with protein sequence MAQKKRSSRWRVWHRWLSLIFGVQMVVWALSGAYMVFFDLDYIHGDHLVQDISQPLPEHTHIASLDELFATYPETRSVSLETRWLDNTLQTVYKLETAKGSLLVNAESLRLIELNEQHIKALANRYYAPEQANIESVVYMTDNPPTEISEKLLPVWQVNYDDFGNTSLYLSETTGDLLVKRHNFWRGFDIAWMLHIMDYEERVDIETWWLKGFIIGTFILMVTGIVLLVYAISFKRTPAGGSQ encoded by the coding sequence ATGGCGCAAAAGAAACGTTCAAGTCGCTGGCGAGTTTGGCACCGTTGGTTGTCTTTAATTTTTGGCGTACAGATGGTCGTTTGGGCACTAAGCGGTGCTTACATGGTGTTCTTTGACTTGGATTATATCCATGGTGATCATCTGGTTCAGGATATTAGTCAACCTTTGCCTGAACATACCCATATTGCGAGCCTCGATGAGTTGTTCGCCACCTACCCTGAGACGCGCTCGGTTTCCCTTGAAACCCGCTGGCTCGACAATACACTACAGACGGTTTACAAGCTGGAAACGGCCAAAGGCTCGTTGTTGGTCAACGCCGAGTCGTTGCGGCTTATTGAGTTGAATGAGCAGCACATTAAAGCGCTTGCCAATCGTTATTACGCTCCAGAGCAAGCGAATATTGAATCGGTTGTTTATATGACTGATAACCCGCCTACGGAAATTAGTGAAAAACTGCTGCCGGTGTGGCAAGTCAATTATGACGACTTTGGTAATACCAGCCTTTATCTGTCAGAAACGACGGGAGACTTGTTGGTCAAGCGACACAATTTCTGGCGTGGCTTCGATATCGCCTGGATGTTGCACATTATGGACTATGAAGAGCGTGTGGATATAGAAACCTGGTGGTTAAAAGGCTTTATTATTGGCACGTTCATTCTGATGGTAACGGGTATTGTTTTACTGGTTTATGCCATTAGCTTTAAACGAACGCCGGCCGGAGGTTCCCAATAA
- a CDS encoding TonB-dependent receptor domain-containing protein yields MKRFLPSAVALSLAATFSHGAIAETAAINMDDIERMVITASGFEQKLTEAPASISVITNEDLRLRSFTSLLDAVKFQEGVDIGVSRDKTDQGSISMRGLTGEYTLILVDGVRQNNHGDIYPNNFGGNAFNHIPPLTAIDRIEVIRGPASTLYGADALGGVINVITKKHANEWNGSISFGRSLQTDDDFGDDFTTDFHVSGPIIKDVLTMGIRGSLYDQQASNPEFEPAVDPNGTVHVRQLGFGSGGRTVDNTDEHYGFSLSFTPAENQNLKFNFDDSHQSYDNTPSYDLETGTITYPLGTKDSIESLWQDRGGNVAPRAGYAQNQSYDRTWWSLIHDAEWSFGSSLFSVSHVDTQNNGRTLPLSVDERLRLQEMYDGTGEYEGLTEQERRQIAEDTFLPRPARPLESSQYTVDVRFDIPVENVAGHHNLVVGGQLIDGELKDGVFGLENGNAGAIQEQKMYSLFVEDNWMPIADFTLTGGVRYDEHDVFGSQVSPRLYAVYNVSRSWVVKGGVSTGYKTPKTTDLYDGVTGFGGQGTIPFAGNPNLEPETSVNSEIALYWNSQQADHNFNITYFNTQFEDKIGRGDTVPSCDITGGERPCVNLGDYQALGYDSFSQVINIDEVDLQGVEVAGRYAISQFWTVRGNYTWTDSEQVTGSQAGQPLTNTAEHMANLWLEWQAADDLNIYLQGEIRSDRYRGYDAVLEEQQYYENYSLLNLGLSYQLNDYTQVNLRVNNLLDRDFTTYSTTYTDLNGDGEYEYVTGRGAVSEVVFTDDYNVKDKARNLWMGVTVTF; encoded by the coding sequence ATGAAAAGGTTTCTGCCGAGTGCTGTTGCACTTTCTCTCGCTGCTACTTTCTCGCACGGCGCTATCGCCGAAACCGCAGCTATAAACATGGACGATATTGAGCGTATGGTAATTACGGCGTCAGGTTTTGAGCAAAAGCTAACTGAGGCGCCCGCCAGCATTTCTGTCATTACAAATGAAGATCTGCGCTTGCGCTCATTTACCTCTTTGCTTGATGCGGTGAAATTCCAGGAAGGTGTTGATATTGGTGTGTCTCGTGATAAAACAGATCAGGGCAGCATCAGTATGCGAGGGCTAACTGGCGAGTACACTCTCATACTGGTCGACGGAGTGCGGCAAAACAATCATGGTGATATTTATCCGAATAATTTTGGCGGCAATGCGTTCAATCATATTCCGCCACTGACTGCAATTGATAGAATTGAGGTGATAAGAGGCCCGGCATCGACATTATACGGAGCCGATGCGCTAGGTGGTGTTATTAACGTCATTACTAAGAAACATGCCAACGAATGGAATGGCTCAATTAGCTTTGGTCGCAGCTTACAAACCGACGATGATTTCGGCGATGACTTTACCACTGACTTTCATGTTAGTGGACCTATTATTAAAGACGTTTTGACTATGGGTATTCGTGGTAGTCTCTATGACCAGCAGGCGTCTAACCCTGAGTTCGAGCCAGCAGTAGACCCCAACGGCACCGTTCATGTACGTCAACTCGGTTTCGGCAGCGGCGGCCGTACTGTTGACAATACCGACGAGCATTACGGCTTTTCGTTGTCATTTACGCCTGCTGAAAACCAAAATCTGAAGTTCAATTTTGACGACTCGCATCAGTCGTATGACAACACGCCAAGCTATGACTTAGAAACCGGTACTATTACTTATCCGCTGGGAACAAAAGACAGTATTGAGTCACTGTGGCAGGATCGTGGAGGAAATGTCGCACCAAGAGCTGGCTATGCTCAAAATCAATCTTATGACCGCACCTGGTGGTCATTAATTCACGACGCTGAATGGTCGTTTGGTAGTAGTTTATTCTCAGTGTCGCATGTTGATACGCAAAATAATGGTCGGACATTACCGCTAAGCGTCGACGAGCGTTTGAGACTGCAGGAAATGTATGACGGTACAGGTGAATACGAAGGGCTCACTGAGCAAGAGCGGCGTCAAATTGCGGAAGATACTTTCCTGCCACGTCCGGCTCGACCTTTAGAAAGCAGTCAGTATACGGTTGACGTGCGCTTTGATATTCCTGTTGAAAATGTTGCGGGGCATCACAACCTGGTTGTTGGCGGTCAGCTTATTGACGGCGAGCTAAAAGATGGTGTTTTTGGCTTGGAAAACGGAAATGCTGGCGCTATTCAAGAGCAAAAAATGTACTCTCTTTTTGTTGAAGATAACTGGATGCCTATTGCTGATTTTACTCTAACCGGTGGTGTGCGTTATGACGAGCACGATGTTTTTGGTAGTCAGGTGTCTCCCCGGTTATACGCCGTTTATAACGTGTCACGAAGCTGGGTAGTGAAGGGCGGCGTGAGTACCGGTTATAAAACACCTAAAACAACTGACCTGTACGACGGAGTAACGGGTTTTGGCGGGCAAGGAACGATTCCTTTCGCCGGCAATCCGAATCTTGAGCCTGAAACCAGTGTTAACTCTGAAATCGCCTTGTACTGGAACTCTCAACAGGCTGATCACAACTTCAACATTACCTACTTCAATACTCAGTTTGAAGACAAAATTGGGCGTGGTGATACGGTTCCTAGTTGCGATATTACTGGTGGCGAGCGTCCTTGCGTTAACTTAGGCGATTATCAGGCGTTGGGTTATGACTCGTTTAGTCAGGTTATCAATATTGATGAAGTCGATTTGCAAGGCGTTGAAGTCGCCGGACGTTATGCCATTAGTCAGTTTTGGACGGTTCGGGGTAACTACACCTGGACGGACAGTGAGCAGGTAACGGGCAGCCAGGCTGGTCAGCCATTAACTAACACAGCGGAACACATGGCTAACCTTTGGTTAGAGTGGCAAGCCGCAGATGACTTGAACATTTATCTGCAGGGAGAAATTCGTTCAGATCGCTATCGAGGCTATGACGCAGTGCTTGAAGAACAGCAGTACTATGAAAACTATAGCCTATTGAACTTGGGACTAAGTTACCAACTGAATGACTATACCCAGGTAAACTTGCGTGTGAATAATTTGCTCGATCGCGACTTTACAACCTATTCAACGACCTACACCGACTTAAACGGCGACGGTGAATATGAGTACGTCACGGGACGTGGCGCAGTGAGTGAAGTTGTTTTTACTGATGACTATAACGTCAAAGATAAAGCCCGTAATTTATGGATGGGGGTGACGGTTACTTTCTAG
- a CDS encoding YchJ family protein — protein sequence MTDEQCPCGSGNSYAQCCEKLHNGHSVAQTPEQLMRSRYCAFVKQLTNYLLKTWHPSTCPMSLDLSDSPDWLKLQVMSSEQTGDKGKVHFRAFYKEGADVGFMEEHSDFVREQGRWFYLSDKVK from the coding sequence ATGACAGACGAACAGTGTCCATGTGGCAGCGGGAATAGCTATGCGCAGTGTTGTGAAAAACTTCACAATGGTCATTCAGTTGCTCAAACCCCAGAGCAACTCATGCGCTCGCGTTATTGTGCCTTTGTAAAACAGCTTACCAATTATCTACTGAAAACCTGGCATCCCAGTACATGTCCCATGTCGCTTGACTTATCGGACTCACCTGATTGGCTAAAATTACAAGTCATGTCTTCTGAACAAACAGGTGATAAAGGCAAAGTACACTTCCGGGCGTTTTATAAAGAGGGCGCTGACGTAGGGTTTATGGAAGAGCATTCCGACTTTGTGCGCGAGCAAGGCCGCTGGTTTTATCTAAGTGACAAGGTGAAATAA
- a CDS encoding DUF1653 domain-containing protein gives MTVTPGIYEHYKGNRYRVIDTVTHSETEETLVLYQPLYGEQKLWVRPYEMFTESVDVNGIEKPRFQLIEKA, from the coding sequence ATGACAGTAACCCCAGGTATTTACGAACACTACAAAGGCAACCGTTACCGAGTGATAGACACGGTAACGCACAGTGAAACCGAGGAAACGCTGGTACTGTATCAGCCGCTGTATGGTGAACAAAAACTATGGGTAAGACCTTATGAAATGTTCACCGAGTCGGTAGATGTTAATGGTATAGAAAAGCCGCGTTTCCAACTTATTGAAAAAGCCTAA
- a CDS encoding NAD-dependent protein deacetylase: MASNKQTLLQFLSKNKPVTVLTGAGLSTASGIPDYRDSNGNWKSAPPMQHRDFMTNELLRKRYWARALHGWPVLYNAQPNDSHLALAKMQREGLIGIIITQNVDGLHQRAGATDVINLHGYANDMICMSCGAQSPRLEMHERCLALNPEFAEMDASALPDGDADIETDFSTFQIADCLKCGGILKPDVVYFGDTVPKTRVAEAKQALADSGGLLVIGSSLMVFSGYRFARQAAENNQPIAILTRGKTRADDLATFKIDDDIERVLV, encoded by the coding sequence ATGGCGTCAAATAAACAAACACTTCTTCAGTTTCTATCTAAAAATAAACCAGTAACCGTACTAACAGGTGCAGGCTTAAGTACCGCTTCGGGTATTCCTGACTACCGTGACAGTAACGGCAACTGGAAAAGTGCCCCGCCTATGCAGCATCGCGACTTCATGACCAACGAGCTACTGCGCAAGCGTTACTGGGCGCGCGCATTACATGGTTGGCCGGTGCTTTATAATGCGCAGCCAAATGACTCACACTTGGCATTAGCTAAGATGCAGAGGGAAGGCTTAATTGGCATTATCATTACTCAAAATGTAGATGGCTTACACCAAAGAGCCGGAGCCACTGACGTGATAAATTTACACGGCTACGCGAATGACATGATTTGCATGAGCTGTGGTGCGCAATCGCCTCGTTTGGAAATGCACGAACGCTGTCTGGCACTGAATCCAGAGTTCGCAGAAATGGATGCCTCCGCCCTACCCGACGGCGACGCAGACATTGAAACCGACTTTTCAACCTTCCAAATAGCCGACTGCTTAAAGTGCGGCGGTATTTTAAAGCCGGACGTCGTGTATTTTGGCGACACCGTACCTAAAACTCGAGTTGCAGAAGCAAAACAGGCGCTAGCTGACAGCGGAGGGTTATTGGTTATAGGCTCATCATTAATGGTATTTTCGGGTTATCGCTTTGCCCGCCAGGCCGCTGAAAATAATCAACCCATTGCCATTTTAACGCGCGGTAAAACCCGCGCTGACGACCTAGCTACATTTAAAATAGATGACGATATTGAGCGTGTATTGGTGTAA
- a CDS encoding DUF4199 domain-containing protein: MMKEIKWGLIFVAAIILWLIIERLTGLHTHNIEYHAIFTNVFAVVAIVIYIIALRDKRASLPNQEMTWLQGFISGLKIAVVVAVLSPAVQLLVHYVISPQFFPNMKSHAIASGMMSETQAEKYFNLTSYMMQSAIGALVMGAITAAIVAFFLKRRS, encoded by the coding sequence ATGATGAAAGAAATAAAATGGGGCTTAATTTTCGTTGCAGCGATTATTTTGTGGCTGATCATTGAGAGGCTAACAGGCTTACACACTCATAATATCGAGTATCACGCGATATTTACCAACGTGTTTGCCGTGGTGGCCATTGTCATTTATATCATTGCGTTACGCGATAAAAGAGCGTCATTACCCAATCAGGAAATGACATGGTTACAAGGTTTTATTAGCGGTTTAAAAATTGCGGTTGTGGTGGCGGTGCTATCGCCCGCTGTGCAATTATTGGTTCACTATGTTATTTCGCCGCAGTTCTTTCCAAATATGAAAAGCCACGCCATTGCATCTGGCATGATGAGCGAGACTCAAGCTGAAAAGTATTTTAACCTGACATCGTACATGATGCAGTCAGCTATCGGCGCCTTGGTGATGGGTGCTATCACCGCCGCTATTGTGGCTTTCTTTCTAAAACGACGCTCTTAA
- a CDS encoding M24 family metallopeptidase: protein MLKFSSLISLFSTCLLLFSFNSNAALKPEISQGRVIQSADLFQVIPHRDRVSPVNEMTINRLDQLLPELMKEAGLDMWLVINREYAEDPVYFTLVPQPTFAARRTTMLVFNRLESGEVEKLSVNTYPFGEPYESAWSGGDLSQQWNALAQLIVNKDPKRIGINVSRDWPVADGLTKGLHQRLIEVLPEDYHQRLTSAEQLVVRWVETRTQKEASTLSTAVSLARGVIAEAFSSKVITPDVTHTDDVAWYIRQRFEELGLDAWFMPYVTFQREGNECSDDMPFCSNGKGVIERGDVLHTDVGICYLSMCTDTQEMAYVLKLNEDSAPQGLKNALATGNKWQDILTEQFAVGRSGNEILAATQATSLKEEIKSSTYTHPIGFFGHAPGPTIGMWDNQGPTAIRGDWAMYANTAYAIEGNIKQSVPEWDNQTVQIMLEQTAFFDGETVIYSAGRQTRWHLIR, encoded by the coding sequence ATGCTCAAATTCTCATCGCTAATTTCTTTATTCAGTACGTGCCTTCTGTTGTTTTCGTTCAATAGCAACGCTGCGTTAAAGCCCGAAATTAGTCAGGGACGGGTCATTCAGTCAGCAGACCTGTTTCAGGTGATCCCCCACCGCGACCGAGTTTCCCCTGTTAATGAAATGACCATTAATAGGCTTGACCAACTACTCCCCGAACTGATGAAAGAAGCTGGCCTTGATATGTGGTTGGTCATTAATCGTGAGTACGCTGAAGATCCTGTCTACTTCACTTTAGTACCACAACCGACCTTTGCAGCCAGACGTACGACCATGCTTGTATTTAATCGTTTGGAAAGCGGGGAGGTTGAAAAGCTTTCCGTTAATACTTATCCGTTCGGTGAGCCTTATGAGTCCGCCTGGTCGGGTGGCGACTTAAGCCAGCAATGGAACGCCCTTGCACAGCTTATTGTGAACAAAGACCCTAAACGTATTGGCATAAATGTATCCCGAGACTGGCCAGTTGCTGACGGTTTAACAAAAGGGCTTCATCAACGCCTTATTGAGGTATTACCGGAAGACTATCACCAACGGCTAACGTCAGCAGAGCAGCTTGTCGTACGTTGGGTTGAAACTCGAACTCAAAAAGAAGCCAGCACTCTCAGTACCGCGGTATCACTCGCCCGTGGAGTTATTGCCGAAGCTTTTAGCTCAAAGGTGATTACACCGGATGTGACACACACAGACGATGTTGCCTGGTATATTCGTCAACGATTTGAAGAGCTAGGCCTTGATGCTTGGTTTATGCCCTATGTGACGTTCCAGCGCGAAGGCAATGAATGCAGTGACGACATGCCATTCTGCAGTAACGGCAAGGGCGTTATTGAGCGTGGCGATGTGCTCCATACCGATGTGGGTATTTGTTATTTATCAATGTGTACTGATACGCAGGAGATGGCTTACGTGTTGAAGTTAAATGAAGACAGTGCTCCTCAGGGTCTAAAGAACGCTTTAGCCACAGGTAATAAATGGCAGGACATACTCACTGAGCAGTTTGCTGTTGGCCGGAGTGGTAATGAAATACTTGCCGCAACGCAAGCCACGAGTTTAAAAGAAGAAATAAAAAGCAGCACCTACACCCACCCTATTGGCTTCTTCGGACATGCGCCCGGACCGACTATTGGCATGTGGGACAACCAAGGCCCAACGGCTATTCGTGGCGACTGGGCAATGTATGCTAACACCGCGTATGCGATTGAAGGCAATATCAAGCAAAGCGTCCCAGAATGGGACAACCAAACCGTTCAAATTATGCTGGAACAAACGGCGTTCTTTGATGGAGAGACCGTTATTTACAGCGCCGGTCGCCAGACACGTTGGCACTTAATACGCTGA
- a CDS encoding putative manganese transporter, translating to MDSKLKFNELMMECKEGQLKPNLRIILPILLAILLLVPVTRAVTLQVLSDAFLQVSVFVFASLALYYSLTRNLDKERLASYMQRHPLQEVAIAALLGALPGCGGAIIVVTQFTRGLTSFGAVVAVLTSTMGDAAFLLLAQKPTDALLIVAISLVIGTISGYIVNLFHKGKTDWLLSKGASESKESLCGPEPSRTRKTVLRWSVRFWKIIFIPALIGAVAVALQLELNEPLNLPSNTVETIAATVTFLILVLWAFTSDLTGYSAITSEEPTTHHEGWLNKSVLDTQFVTGWVVLAFLAFELPVKLLGVDLAGLFESWGSVVILMAVLIGFLPGCGPQILVTSLYINGSIPFSAQLGNAISNDGDALFPAIALAPKAALLATVYSAIPAFIAAYSYYFLFEEALLL from the coding sequence ATGGATTCAAAATTAAAATTTAACGAGCTCATGATGGAGTGCAAGGAAGGTCAGCTTAAGCCGAACCTACGTATCATCCTTCCTATTCTGCTTGCCATTTTGTTGCTTGTGCCTGTTACTCGTGCGGTGACACTTCAAGTGTTGTCGGACGCGTTTTTGCAGGTGTCGGTGTTTGTCTTTGCGTCGCTGGCGTTGTATTACAGTTTAACTCGCAACCTCGATAAAGAGCGTTTAGCCAGTTATATGCAACGGCATCCATTACAGGAAGTTGCTATAGCAGCGTTACTGGGCGCGTTACCCGGCTGTGGCGGCGCGATTATTGTCGTAACACAGTTCACTCGCGGTTTGACAAGTTTTGGTGCGGTCGTTGCTGTGTTAACTAGTACTATGGGCGATGCTGCGTTTTTACTGCTGGCACAAAAACCTACCGATGCGTTACTTATTGTCGCAATAAGTTTGGTGATTGGAACCATCAGTGGGTATATCGTTAATCTGTTTCATAAAGGAAAAACCGACTGGCTGCTGAGTAAAGGGGCTTCTGAGAGCAAAGAAAGCCTATGCGGACCCGAACCAAGCAGAACCCGCAAAACCGTGCTGCGCTGGTCTGTGCGCTTTTGGAAAATTATTTTTATACCCGCACTTATCGGGGCAGTAGCGGTTGCACTTCAACTTGAGCTTAACGAGCCGTTAAACTTACCCTCTAATACGGTTGAGACCATTGCCGCAACAGTGACTTTTCTTATCTTGGTGTTATGGGCGTTTACGTCCGATCTCACCGGCTATTCGGCAATAACTAGCGAAGAGCCCACGACACATCATGAGGGTTGGCTGAATAAATCGGTTCTGGATACTCAATTTGTAACCGGCTGGGTGGTGCTCGCATTTTTAGCGTTTGAATTGCCGGTGAAGTTGTTGGGAGTTGACCTCGCCGGGCTATTCGAGTCTTGGGGATCGGTAGTTATATTGATGGCTGTACTTATTGGTTTTTTACCGGGGTGTGGTCCCCAAATACTCGTGACAAGCCTGTACATAAATGGGTCTATTCCATTTTCGGCCCAACTTGGTAATGCCATAAGTAACGACGGCGATGCGCTTTTTCCTGCCATAGCTTTAGCCCCGAAAGCAGCACTTTTGGCAACGGTATACTCGGCCATACCAGCATTTATAGCAGCGTATAGCTATTACTTTCTGTTTGAGGAAGCCTTGTTACTTTAA
- a CDS encoding DUF1543 domain-containing protein — MKKLYLTYVGGTAPGANIELHDVRFVVGEAIEHTYSAIRAGWFGTQKGLHLDSYVQLHHVDGYRIELAQERQLDCAKKLYFVNFGGYFDGKLAEFHDFTVVVAESIQAAKQQAKAQVLNRGLAGAEQLHKDDLIAVDDCLCLDLIDSHYIHLYHDGKNQPLVPDWKGYQPLP, encoded by the coding sequence ATGAAAAAACTCTATTTAACCTATGTTGGCGGCACTGCTCCCGGCGCGAATATTGAGCTACATGATGTTCGTTTTGTTGTGGGGGAAGCTATTGAGCATACCTATTCGGCCATTCGAGCAGGCTGGTTCGGTACGCAAAAAGGTTTGCATCTGGATAGCTATGTTCAGTTGCATCATGTCGATGGTTATCGTATTGAACTTGCACAAGAGCGACAATTGGATTGCGCTAAAAAGCTTTATTTCGTGAATTTTGGTGGCTACTTTGACGGTAAGTTGGCGGAGTTTCATGATTTTACTGTTGTTGTGGCCGAATCTATTCAAGCGGCTAAACAGCAAGCTAAAGCTCAGGTGCTTAACAGAGGGTTAGCTGGTGCGGAACAATTGCATAAAGATGACTTGATAGCTGTCGACGATTGCCTGTGTCTCGATCTTATCGATAGTCACTACATTCACTTGTACCACGACGGCAAAAACCAGCCTTTGGTTCCTGACTGGAAAGGTTATCAGCCGCTTCCGTGA
- a CDS encoding FAD-binding oxidoreductase, protein MRFMQWLHRWVSLILVVQVVLWLISGFFFALTGHQGMSGHQYMVPQKTFTELRKVAAKVDFEEIKQWFPNAHSVELVSVAGVGQYQVTLPDDVIYIDANTGDYWSTDEALATRLALLSYSGPGSVESVERVTGSNEVNGWTDPGFRINMADDLNTRIYVDMASAQVVEHRNTPWTIADWAFRLHFMDYSGGRSFNHLLIWSAGLLALWFSLSGLILLGRNLINGDFNPGRKKTWLEQFQQQGHPVASSCGGGGTCGLCKVTLKGDNLPEPNDSETALLNRDELNAGVRLSCQHKVSTAYSVELADKAVSDTRLTLVNKRQLTPSIVELTFTSPGNLTYHAGQFMQFRIPHLNEVLIRHYSMATRPDLNKLVFNVRQMTSPQEGVPPGVGSNYLCHLEVGANVDATGPFGDFQLTEQNNNTQVFIGGGAGIAPLRSLIQAEQAKQQPRHSVFFYGARNEDELCYRDEFEAYDGVAYTPVLSETTKADGWSGKTGFIHEAALAWLANENLNAVDVYVCGPPPMLKATLKALTDIGINRSRIRFDDFGI, encoded by the coding sequence ATGCGATTTATGCAGTGGCTGCATCGTTGGGTCAGTCTTATTCTGGTCGTTCAGGTTGTATTGTGGTTAATCAGTGGTTTCTTTTTTGCGCTAACCGGGCATCAAGGCATGTCTGGACATCAATATATGGTGCCTCAAAAAACGTTTACTGAACTGAGGAAAGTGGCAGCAAAAGTCGACTTTGAAGAAATAAAACAATGGTTTCCAAATGCTCATTCTGTTGAGTTGGTTAGTGTAGCCGGGGTTGGTCAGTATCAGGTGACATTACCGGATGATGTTATTTACATTGATGCAAACACTGGAGACTACTGGAGTACCGATGAAGCGCTGGCAACGCGATTGGCACTTCTCAGTTACAGTGGACCAGGCTCGGTTGAATCTGTTGAGCGGGTAACCGGTAGTAATGAAGTCAATGGATGGACTGATCCGGGCTTTCGTATCAATATGGCGGATGATCTCAATACGCGAATATACGTTGATATGGCGTCTGCTCAGGTGGTTGAGCATCGAAATACCCCGTGGACGATTGCTGATTGGGCTTTCCGTTTGCATTTTATGGACTACAGCGGTGGTCGTAGCTTCAACCATTTATTGATTTGGAGTGCAGGGTTATTGGCGCTTTGGTTTTCGTTATCAGGGCTGATATTACTTGGACGTAACCTTATTAATGGCGACTTCAACCCCGGGCGCAAGAAGACGTGGCTTGAGCAATTTCAACAGCAAGGGCACCCGGTTGCCAGCAGTTGTGGTGGTGGCGGCACGTGTGGGCTTTGTAAAGTAACGTTGAAAGGCGATAACCTTCCTGAGCCAAATGACTCTGAGACTGCGTTGCTGAACCGTGACGAACTGAACGCCGGCGTGAGGCTGTCCTGCCAACACAAAGTTTCTACGGCATACAGTGTTGAGTTGGCTGATAAAGCGGTGAGTGACACTCGCTTAACATTAGTCAACAAGCGGCAACTAACACCATCGATTGTTGAGCTGACGTTTACCAGCCCCGGGAATCTTACCTACCATGCGGGACAGTTTATGCAGTTTCGTATTCCACACCTAAATGAGGTGTTGATACGACATTATTCGATGGCAACGCGCCCAGACTTAAACAAGCTTGTCTTTAACGTACGGCAAATGACATCTCCTCAAGAGGGCGTTCCCCCCGGAGTTGGTTCTAATTATTTATGCCATTTAGAAGTGGGAGCCAATGTTGATGCGACTGGGCCCTTCGGTGACTTCCAGTTGACTGAACAGAATAATAATACTCAAGTGTTTATTGGCGGTGGTGCCGGCATTGCTCCCTTACGTTCGCTTATTCAGGCGGAGCAGGCGAAACAGCAGCCGCGGCACAGTGTCTTTTTCTACGGAGCCCGAAATGAGGATGAATTGTGCTACCGGGATGAGTTTGAGGCTTATGATGGTGTTGCTTATACACCAGTGCTTTCGGAGACAACTAAAGCCGATGGGTGGTCAGGTAAAACAGGCTTTATACACGAAGCTGCTTTGGCTTGGCTTGCCAATGAGAACCTTAATGCAGTAGATGTTTATGTCTGCGGACCACCGCCAATGCTTAAGGCTACGCTCAAAGCGCTTACCGATATCGGCATTAATCGCAGTCGTATCCGTTTCGATGATTTTGGAATTTAA